From Daphnia pulicaria isolate SC F1-1A chromosome 4, SC_F0-13Bv2, whole genome shotgun sequence, one genomic window encodes:
- the LOC124336006 gene encoding brefeldin A-inhibited guanine nucleotide-exchange protein 3-like isoform X3 — protein sequence MAMENLLKCLVRDSQALGRGFLHIKQQSQVALEMLESQTGLMQSTPHELREKCFISLHSALVSNSGHLLKLGLMGVQKLLRDNHFVSKHCDPPDDSQWLLSQLLDCLSFPSWVKVSEEVQIEMTKIYISFACLESKFLNLNAHVIVDLLTRLLDMGQSGGIRSRKHQVALQTASVQNLQTFGKNIAISVTLNPQNLVPGECDVNQVIPIIQFLCDKLEDGLVTAQVFPVEFSLESIQALLSNLPDGVVLNSRSHSFVWRTLCPTLLKLVGVPCPNAPATTDSKISELRCVASIGCELLRLFGNVNVLRAPLESLFHRLLVTDHIATRIEMFKTIKEVFSKPHRLLVIGGPFLVEGSNHETFPEPNEFGILRVLFDGMEESMQTDNVELRTIVLTCANTLLTSLLSLTGSPTSVQISDSFMEKINLLYDDLESCDYIGALSYPTRLRLPKTYEQLLKDQTTIPVKPPTIMIDLTHLLEDEEAAETVVANNDDDNCSTTSGVTEGPEIVDQDVESVDKEPENDIELFGANDGYAARSNHVDLERLAARKFLEDLQSFIPNLGSWRSPLEVDLALQQFASNYCEDAGQDHVIFNADGIYLATYVTLLLNFELAKREYYPSRTGFVAQSEDDFIASVLNSGILVYLTPEFLAELYQGVLVSDVIGNAGFNVNADSNTSMMFSCAFINLLTDVRQVKCPEQATCFLSDCRKLHFAFTPNFLLREPRRQAGLKFARRLLTCFWDSFLFIYSNGVSPTSNETDNQAISQALECLQNAAKLANILGLQDRSGTIFSLLASVACGNPQLGSALVRQKSSLKNRLMKARLAGLISKPVFDIDLPHILSLDVVLNKGLELASYNKEAWTHILRCCLYVTELERRVYQSRKTDRFKVATQLKQYTSKIKWKLSNSVGSKDQQGDDLNLSSAAFGGLDDESSSTDSYSFLTAASQLPNNDNDIQQLLDKAVKCDNYRNTGQLDSKLLARIIGVLSERVDLLMEDAAAKLNLKSLLLLIEELCQLCHVQLNHLDEDNISLQCHWVLHRIGEVMLRSVKTGRPLYHALHCWAIVGPTLLKAACSSDSAIAKTSVEILRSIISHVLQEQPEPLHFHFNEALFKPFEHVLCRENLDPDLQDQVMSSLCELVECWSGEIRSGWRPLFACLRRWPPPPQGPTDICSTSRLIHSENISTVKEVLAAFVQQGGSHPLIFANAAMDAILCQLHYLKCYRYVAELSDPALDNLQKFAKMLGQLCREPHQTPVFYSAMSLTFLPNECDFEPLIALALEHRDQMDAEEYGCWSSLFEVIRPQSGHAVKLWDNPTGIYKVFYLLLDGVTCCLTHAKDPVQKSIGEVVMATLILLIDIQVHLQNISIASSFLVLYCRVRVCSSLPEMFHSTWDESLVDWSVEH from the exons ATGGCCATGGAGAACCTACTAAAATGTCTCGTTCGGGATTCGCAAGCACTAGGACGTGGCTTCTTGCACATTAAGCAACAGAGTCAAGTGGCTTTAG AAATGTTAGAATCTCAAACTGGGTTAATGCAGAGCACACCACATGAGCTACGAGAAAAGTGTTTCATTTCGCTTCATTCTGCCCTTGTTTCAAACTCAGGACATTTACTGAAGCTTGGGCTGATGGGTGTTCAG aaACTGTTACGAGACaatcattttgtttcaaaacaTTGTGATCCGCCAGATGATAGCCAGTGGTTGCTCTCCCAGTTGTTGGACTGTCTTTCGTTTCCCAGTTGGGTAAAAGTGTCAGAAGAAGTTCAGATTGAAATGACTAAG ATTTATATTAGTTTTGCTTGCCTGGAGTCAAAGTTTCTAAATTTAAACGCACATGTCATCGTAGATCTTCTCACCCGATTGTTAGACATGGGGCAGAGCGGAGGCATAAGATCACGTAAACATCAAGTAGCTCTTCAGACAGCGTCGGTCCAAAATTTGCAAACCTTTGGCAAAAATATCGCCATCAGCGTGACGCTTAACCCCCAAAACCTCGTCCCTGGTGAATGTGACGTTAATCAAGTCATTCCAATCATCCAATTTCTATGCGACAAGCTAGAAGATGGTCTGGTGACGGCTCAAGTTTTCCCCGTCGAATTCTCTCTCGAGTCGATTCAAGCTTTGCTCAGCAATTTGCCTGATGGTGTGGTGCTAAACTCGAGAAGTCACAGCTTTGTTTGGAGAACCCTTTGTCCCACTCTTCTGAAACTTGTTGGTGTTCCCTGTCCAAACGCTCCGGCCACTACAGACAGCAAAATTTCCGAGCTGCGATGTGTGGCGAGCATTGGTTGTGAGCTGTTGCGTCTCTTTGGCAATGTTAACGTACTCCGAGCTCCGTTAGAATCCCTCTTCCACCGCTTACTGGTCACCGATCATATCGCAACTCGAATTGAAATGTTCAAAACCATCAAAGAG GTCTTTTCCAAGCCTCATCGATTGTTGGTTATCGGCGGACCTTTCCTCGTGGAGGGAAGTAATCACGAAACTTTCCCTGAACCAAACGAATTCGGGATTCTCAGAGT ATTGTTCGACGGAATGGAGGAAAGCATGCAAACAGATAATGTCGAGTTGAGGACCATTGTTCTAACTTGTGCAAATACGCTGTTGACTTCTTTATTGAGTCTGACTGGCTCCCCAACTTCTGTTCAAATATCCGATAGCTTCATGGAAAAGATTAACTTGCTCTACGACGATTTAGAAAGTTGCGACTATATTG GCGCTCTAAGCTACCCAACGAGGCTAAGATTGCCAAAAACCTATGAGCAGTTGCTGAAAGATCAAACTACTATCCCTGTGAAGCCACCCACCATCATGATCGATCTCACCCATTTGCTGGAAGATGAGGAGGCAGCGGAAACTGTGGTGGCCAACAATGATGACGACAACTGCAGCACCACTTCTGGTGTGACGGAAGGACCCGAAATCGTCGACCAAGACGTCGAATCGGTAGACAAGGAACCTGAAAACGACATCGAACTTTTTGGCGCCAACGATGGATACGCG GCCCGTTCAAATCACGTTGATTTGGAGAGACTGGCCGCTCGAAAGTTCCTAGAAGATCTCCAATCGTTCATTCCCAATCTGGGCTCTTGGCGCAGTCCACTCGAAGTGGATTTGGCTCTCCAACAGTTCGCATCCAACTATTGTGAAG ATGCCGGGCAAGATCACGTCATTTTCAATGCTGACGGAATCTATTTGGCCACTTATGTGACtcttttattgaactttgagcTTGCCAAACGCGAATACTACCCGTCACGTACTGGATTCGTCGCTCAAAGCgaa GATGATTTCATTGCCAGCGTTCTCAACAGCGGAATATTGGTTTATTTGACGCCCGAGTTCTTGGCTGAACTCTATCAAGGCGTCCTGGTCTCGGACGTCATCGGCAATGCAGGATTCAACGTCAATGCCGATTCCAACACATCGATGATGTTCAGCTGCGCATTTATCAATCTTCTGACTG atgtcAGACAAGTCAAGTGCCCAGAACAAGCGACTTGCTTCCTGTCCGATTGCCGCAAACTTCACTTTGCCTTCACACCCAACTTTCTGCTGCGGGAACCTCGTCGACAAGCTG GTCTCAAGTTTGCTAGACGTCTTCTAACCTGCTTCTGGGACTCGTTCCTTTTTATCTATTCCAATGGCGTTTCACCGACGTCCAACGAAACTGACAACCAAGCCATTTCACAGGCGCTGGAGTGTCTTCAAAATGCGGCGAAATTAGCCAACATCCTCG GATTGCAGGATCGTTCTGGCACCATCTTCTCTCTTTTGGCTTCCGTCGCCTGCGGCAATCCTCAACTTGGCAGTGCCCTGGTTCGACAAAAATCGTCTCTGAAGAATCGCTTGATGAAGGCTCGACTTGCCGGATTGATATCTAAACCCGTGTTTGACATTGATCTGCCGCACATCCTCAGCTTGGATGTCGTCCTGAACAAAGGCTTGGAGCTGGCGTCCTACAATAAAGAAGCTTGGACCCATATTCTCCG ATGTTGCTTGTACGTGACGGAGTTGGAAAGACGAGTTTATCAGTCGAGGAAAACTGACAGATTCAAAGTGGCCACCCAACTGAAACAGTACACATCtaaaatcaaatggaaacTGAGCAACTCCGTTGGCTCAAAGGATCAGCAAGGCGATGACTTGAATTTATCCTCAGCCGCTTTTGGGGGATTAGATGACGAAAG cAGTTCTACCGACAGCTATAGTTTCTTGACGGCAGCAAGCCAGCTGCCCAACAACGACAACGACATCCAGCAGTTATTGGACAAAGCAGTCAAATGCGACAATTATCG GAACACCGGTCAGTTGGATAGTAAATTACTGGCCCGGATTATTGGAGTGCTGAGCGAACGTGTCGATTTGCTCATGGAAGATGCGGCCGCCAAGTTGAATCTGAAAAGTCTGTTGCTGTTGATCGAAGAACTTTGTCAGTTGTGTCACGTTCAGTTGAACCATCTTGACGAAGACAACATCAGCTTACAGTGCCACTGGGTTTTGCATAGAATTGGTGAAGTGATGCTTAGGAGTGTCAAGACTGGAAGGCCGCTCTATCATGCCCTACATTGTTGGGCTATCGTCGGTCCGACTCTACTCAAAGCTGCCTGCAGTAGTGATTCGGCCATCGCCAAAACTTCGGTGGAAATCTTGCGATCGATTATCAGTCACGTTTTGCAGGAACAACCGGAGCCTCTTCACTTCCACTTTAATGAAGCGCTGTTCAAACCTTTCGAACATGTTCTTTGCCGAGAGAATTTAGATCCCGATTTGCAGGATCAGGTGATGAGTTCCCTTTGCGAATTGGTGGAATGCTGGAGCGGTGAAATTCGTTCCGGATGGCGGCCACTTTTCGCTTGCCTCCGACGCTGGCCTCCTCCACCCCAGGGGCCCACAGATATCTGCAGCACTAGTCGGCTAATTCATTCTGAGAATATCAGCACCGTCAAGGAAGTACTGGCCGCTTTTGTGCAACAGGGTGGATCCCATCCGCTTATTTTCGCCAATGCAGCTATGGATGCCATTCTTTGTCAGCTTCACTATCTCAAATGTTACA GATATGTAGCAGAGCTCTCTGATCCGGCGTTAGATAACCTTCAAAAATTTGCCAAAATGTTGGGCCAACTCTGTAGGGAACCACACCAGACGCCCGTGTTCTATTCTGCCATGAG CTTGACATTTTTACCTAACGAGTGCGATTTCGAGCCGTTAATCGCTTTGGCATTGGAGCATCGTGATCAAATGGATGCCGAAGAATACGGTTGCTGGTCCAGTCTGTTTGAGGTGATCAGGCCTCAATCTGGTCACGCGGTCAAATTGTGGGACAACCCTACAGGAATTTACAAAGTGTTTTACTTGCTGTTGGACGGAGTCACTTGCTGTCTTACGCACGCCAAAGATCCCGTCCAAAAATCAATTGGCGAAGTCGTCATGGCCACTCTAATACTGCTCATCGACATTCAAG ttcATCTCCAGAACATATCaattgcttcttcttttttggttttatatTGCCG AGTACGAGTTTGCTCTTCTCTGCCTGAGATGTTCCATTCTACCTGGGATGAGTCACTGGTTGACTGGTCTGTTGAGCATTAA
- the LOC124336006 gene encoding brefeldin A-inhibited guanine nucleotide-exchange protein 3-like isoform X1, whose protein sequence is MAMENLLKCLVRDSQALGRGFLHIKQQSQVALEMLESQTGLMQSTPHELREKCFISLHSALVSNSGHLLKLGLMGVQKLLRDNHFVSKHCDPPDDSQWLLSQLLDCLSFPSWVKVSEEVQIEMTKIYISFACLESKFLNLNAHVIVDLLTRLLDMGQSGGIRSRKHQVALQTASVQNLQTFGKNIAISVTLNPQNLVPGECDVNQVIPIIQFLCDKLEDGLVTAQVFPVEFSLESIQALLSNLPDGVVLNSRSHSFVWRTLCPTLLKLVGVPCPNAPATTDSKISELRCVASIGCELLRLFGNVNVLRAPLESLFHRLLVTDHIATRIEMFKTIKEVFSKPHRLLVIGGPFLVEGSNHETFPEPNEFGILRVLFDGMEESMQTDNVELRTIVLTCANTLLTSLLSLTGSPTSVQISDSFMEKINLLYDDLESCDYIGALSYPTRLRLPKTYEQLLKDQTTIPVKPPTIMIDLTHLLEDEEAAETVVANNDDDNCSTTSGVTEGPEIVDQDVESVDKEPENDIELFGANDGYAARSNHVDLERLAARKFLEDLQSFIPNLGSWRSPLEVDLALQQFASNYCEDAGQDHVIFNADGIYLATYVTLLLNFELAKREYYPSRTGFVAQSEDDFIASVLNSGILVYLTPEFLAELYQGVLVSDVIGNAGFNVNADSNTSMMFSCAFINLLTDVRQVKCPEQATCFLSDCRKLHFAFTPNFLLREPRRQAGLKFARRLLTCFWDSFLFIYSNGVSPTSNETDNQAISQALECLQNAAKLANILGLQDRSGTIFSLLASVACGNPQLGSALVRQKSSLKNRLMKARLAGLISKPVFDIDLPHILSLDVVLNKGLELASYNKEAWTHILRCCLYVTELERRVYQSRKTDRFKVATQLKQYTSKIKWKLSNSVGSKDQQGDDLNLSSAAFGGLDDESSSTDSYSFLTAASQLPNNDNDIQQLLDKAVKCDNYRNTGQLDSKLLARIIGVLSERVDLLMEDAAAKLNLKSLLLLIEELCQLCHVQLNHLDEDNISLQCHWVLHRIGEVMLRSVKTGRPLYHALHCWAIVGPTLLKAACSSDSAIAKTSVEILRSIISHVLQEQPEPLHFHFNEALFKPFEHVLCRENLDPDLQDQVMSSLCELVECWSGEIRSGWRPLFACLRRWPPPPQGPTDICSTSRLIHSENISTVKEVLAAFVQQGGSHPLIFANAAMDAILCQLHYLKCYRYVAELSDPALDNLQKFAKMLGQLCREPHQTPVFYSAMSLTFLPNECDFEPLIALALEHRDQMDAEEYGCWSSLFEVIRPQSGHAVKLWDNPTGIYKVFYLLLDGVTCCLTHAKDPVQKSIGEVVMATLILLIDIQEYEFALLCLRCSILPGMSHWLTGLLSINRTTQTGGASLGTFKQVCGLLCEVMTRLLSAEETSRLVDTKDLSALFREVTLFYVECAVQDDESLVRIGNSCLRHLIVNCGQHFQTLCPSGELWQVSASALCLIVRCSLTAVQRLIQNDRAGEQQERQQFRLQHLSMQIFNQPVAESLSPMCSCNIFVALLSYQLAINTIANIVCYNNSILTGDEKIMKSAVFAENMQPCAAVEPKILAILTSVLRLGCEFGIDFEIALGMRRHLQKLYGFSQPPSLAQVTGLSSDLLIVALANIALHYSTHMRDLEQWLDFLIDFYFQESGNELPPADSVPTDNTSEFQLVSSSKSKENVGTNDNDTTIVVQVETEEKIEGEANECVTSTPKSGSIEESDEKKQLLDTREEKNDEECSSPSSSECLSGARTPQEDDHIIKQQMAAALESYRRQKRLQTRIINTVEPKSSRITKVTPEIISKILLLSAIRLLSRLDKNVQNSFQIVWNIMSRINLHCSDQQMRKAHEEFEQLFPLYSFESDSCQDTVCP, encoded by the exons ATGGCCATGGAGAACCTACTAAAATGTCTCGTTCGGGATTCGCAAGCACTAGGACGTGGCTTCTTGCACATTAAGCAACAGAGTCAAGTGGCTTTAG AAATGTTAGAATCTCAAACTGGGTTAATGCAGAGCACACCACATGAGCTACGAGAAAAGTGTTTCATTTCGCTTCATTCTGCCCTTGTTTCAAACTCAGGACATTTACTGAAGCTTGGGCTGATGGGTGTTCAG aaACTGTTACGAGACaatcattttgtttcaaaacaTTGTGATCCGCCAGATGATAGCCAGTGGTTGCTCTCCCAGTTGTTGGACTGTCTTTCGTTTCCCAGTTGGGTAAAAGTGTCAGAAGAAGTTCAGATTGAAATGACTAAG ATTTATATTAGTTTTGCTTGCCTGGAGTCAAAGTTTCTAAATTTAAACGCACATGTCATCGTAGATCTTCTCACCCGATTGTTAGACATGGGGCAGAGCGGAGGCATAAGATCACGTAAACATCAAGTAGCTCTTCAGACAGCGTCGGTCCAAAATTTGCAAACCTTTGGCAAAAATATCGCCATCAGCGTGACGCTTAACCCCCAAAACCTCGTCCCTGGTGAATGTGACGTTAATCAAGTCATTCCAATCATCCAATTTCTATGCGACAAGCTAGAAGATGGTCTGGTGACGGCTCAAGTTTTCCCCGTCGAATTCTCTCTCGAGTCGATTCAAGCTTTGCTCAGCAATTTGCCTGATGGTGTGGTGCTAAACTCGAGAAGTCACAGCTTTGTTTGGAGAACCCTTTGTCCCACTCTTCTGAAACTTGTTGGTGTTCCCTGTCCAAACGCTCCGGCCACTACAGACAGCAAAATTTCCGAGCTGCGATGTGTGGCGAGCATTGGTTGTGAGCTGTTGCGTCTCTTTGGCAATGTTAACGTACTCCGAGCTCCGTTAGAATCCCTCTTCCACCGCTTACTGGTCACCGATCATATCGCAACTCGAATTGAAATGTTCAAAACCATCAAAGAG GTCTTTTCCAAGCCTCATCGATTGTTGGTTATCGGCGGACCTTTCCTCGTGGAGGGAAGTAATCACGAAACTTTCCCTGAACCAAACGAATTCGGGATTCTCAGAGT ATTGTTCGACGGAATGGAGGAAAGCATGCAAACAGATAATGTCGAGTTGAGGACCATTGTTCTAACTTGTGCAAATACGCTGTTGACTTCTTTATTGAGTCTGACTGGCTCCCCAACTTCTGTTCAAATATCCGATAGCTTCATGGAAAAGATTAACTTGCTCTACGACGATTTAGAAAGTTGCGACTATATTG GCGCTCTAAGCTACCCAACGAGGCTAAGATTGCCAAAAACCTATGAGCAGTTGCTGAAAGATCAAACTACTATCCCTGTGAAGCCACCCACCATCATGATCGATCTCACCCATTTGCTGGAAGATGAGGAGGCAGCGGAAACTGTGGTGGCCAACAATGATGACGACAACTGCAGCACCACTTCTGGTGTGACGGAAGGACCCGAAATCGTCGACCAAGACGTCGAATCGGTAGACAAGGAACCTGAAAACGACATCGAACTTTTTGGCGCCAACGATGGATACGCG GCCCGTTCAAATCACGTTGATTTGGAGAGACTGGCCGCTCGAAAGTTCCTAGAAGATCTCCAATCGTTCATTCCCAATCTGGGCTCTTGGCGCAGTCCACTCGAAGTGGATTTGGCTCTCCAACAGTTCGCATCCAACTATTGTGAAG ATGCCGGGCAAGATCACGTCATTTTCAATGCTGACGGAATCTATTTGGCCACTTATGTGACtcttttattgaactttgagcTTGCCAAACGCGAATACTACCCGTCACGTACTGGATTCGTCGCTCAAAGCgaa GATGATTTCATTGCCAGCGTTCTCAACAGCGGAATATTGGTTTATTTGACGCCCGAGTTCTTGGCTGAACTCTATCAAGGCGTCCTGGTCTCGGACGTCATCGGCAATGCAGGATTCAACGTCAATGCCGATTCCAACACATCGATGATGTTCAGCTGCGCATTTATCAATCTTCTGACTG atgtcAGACAAGTCAAGTGCCCAGAACAAGCGACTTGCTTCCTGTCCGATTGCCGCAAACTTCACTTTGCCTTCACACCCAACTTTCTGCTGCGGGAACCTCGTCGACAAGCTG GTCTCAAGTTTGCTAGACGTCTTCTAACCTGCTTCTGGGACTCGTTCCTTTTTATCTATTCCAATGGCGTTTCACCGACGTCCAACGAAACTGACAACCAAGCCATTTCACAGGCGCTGGAGTGTCTTCAAAATGCGGCGAAATTAGCCAACATCCTCG GATTGCAGGATCGTTCTGGCACCATCTTCTCTCTTTTGGCTTCCGTCGCCTGCGGCAATCCTCAACTTGGCAGTGCCCTGGTTCGACAAAAATCGTCTCTGAAGAATCGCTTGATGAAGGCTCGACTTGCCGGATTGATATCTAAACCCGTGTTTGACATTGATCTGCCGCACATCCTCAGCTTGGATGTCGTCCTGAACAAAGGCTTGGAGCTGGCGTCCTACAATAAAGAAGCTTGGACCCATATTCTCCG ATGTTGCTTGTACGTGACGGAGTTGGAAAGACGAGTTTATCAGTCGAGGAAAACTGACAGATTCAAAGTGGCCACCCAACTGAAACAGTACACATCtaaaatcaaatggaaacTGAGCAACTCCGTTGGCTCAAAGGATCAGCAAGGCGATGACTTGAATTTATCCTCAGCCGCTTTTGGGGGATTAGATGACGAAAG cAGTTCTACCGACAGCTATAGTTTCTTGACGGCAGCAAGCCAGCTGCCCAACAACGACAACGACATCCAGCAGTTATTGGACAAAGCAGTCAAATGCGACAATTATCG GAACACCGGTCAGTTGGATAGTAAATTACTGGCCCGGATTATTGGAGTGCTGAGCGAACGTGTCGATTTGCTCATGGAAGATGCGGCCGCCAAGTTGAATCTGAAAAGTCTGTTGCTGTTGATCGAAGAACTTTGTCAGTTGTGTCACGTTCAGTTGAACCATCTTGACGAAGACAACATCAGCTTACAGTGCCACTGGGTTTTGCATAGAATTGGTGAAGTGATGCTTAGGAGTGTCAAGACTGGAAGGCCGCTCTATCATGCCCTACATTGTTGGGCTATCGTCGGTCCGACTCTACTCAAAGCTGCCTGCAGTAGTGATTCGGCCATCGCCAAAACTTCGGTGGAAATCTTGCGATCGATTATCAGTCACGTTTTGCAGGAACAACCGGAGCCTCTTCACTTCCACTTTAATGAAGCGCTGTTCAAACCTTTCGAACATGTTCTTTGCCGAGAGAATTTAGATCCCGATTTGCAGGATCAGGTGATGAGTTCCCTTTGCGAATTGGTGGAATGCTGGAGCGGTGAAATTCGTTCCGGATGGCGGCCACTTTTCGCTTGCCTCCGACGCTGGCCTCCTCCACCCCAGGGGCCCACAGATATCTGCAGCACTAGTCGGCTAATTCATTCTGAGAATATCAGCACCGTCAAGGAAGTACTGGCCGCTTTTGTGCAACAGGGTGGATCCCATCCGCTTATTTTCGCCAATGCAGCTATGGATGCCATTCTTTGTCAGCTTCACTATCTCAAATGTTACA GATATGTAGCAGAGCTCTCTGATCCGGCGTTAGATAACCTTCAAAAATTTGCCAAAATGTTGGGCCAACTCTGTAGGGAACCACACCAGACGCCCGTGTTCTATTCTGCCATGAG CTTGACATTTTTACCTAACGAGTGCGATTTCGAGCCGTTAATCGCTTTGGCATTGGAGCATCGTGATCAAATGGATGCCGAAGAATACGGTTGCTGGTCCAGTCTGTTTGAGGTGATCAGGCCTCAATCTGGTCACGCGGTCAAATTGTGGGACAACCCTACAGGAATTTACAAAGTGTTTTACTTGCTGTTGGACGGAGTCACTTGCTGTCTTACGCACGCCAAAGATCCCGTCCAAAAATCAATTGGCGAAGTCGTCATGGCCACTCTAATACTGCTCATCGACATTCAAG AGTACGAGTTTGCTCTTCTCTGCCTGAGATGTTCCATTCTACCTGGGATGAGTCACTGGTTGACTGGTCTGTTGAGCATTAACCGAACAACTCAAACTGGAGGCGCCAGTTTAGGCACTTTCAAACAAGTATGCGGCCTACTCTGCGAAGTCATGACTCGACTTCTCTCGGCCGAAGAGACGAGCCGTCTTGTGGATACGAAAGACTTGTCCGCCTTATTCCGGGAAGTGACCCTCTTCTACGTGGAATGTGCCGTCCAAGATGACGAATCCCTCGTGCGCATTGGCAATTCCTGCTTGCGCCATTTGATCGTCAACTGCGGACAACATTTCCAGACGCTCTGCCCTTCCGGCGAACTGTGGCAAGTGTCTGCTTCAGCCCTTTGTCTGATTGTTCGCTGTAGCCTCACGGCGGTGCAGAGGCTCATTCAGAATGACAGAGCCGGTGAGCAGCAGGAACGCCaacaatttcgattgcaaCATCTATCCATGCAGATCTTTAATCAACCCGTGGCCGAGTCCCTGTCGCCCATGTGCAGCTGCAACATATTCGTCGCTTTGCTCTCTTATCAGTTGGCTATCAACACCATCGCCAATATTGTGTGTTACAACAATTCGATCCTGACCGG gGATGAAAAGATTATGAAATCGGCCGTGTTTGCTGAAAACATGCAACCTTGTGCTGCAGTTGAGCCCAAGATCCTGGCGATTTTGACTAGCGTCTTGCGTTTGGGATGCGAATTCGGTATAGACTTTGAGATTGCACTCGGCATGCGGAGGCATCTCCAGAAGCTTTACGGTTTTTCGCAACCCCCTAGTCTTGCCCAAGTGACTGGGCTCAGTTCGGATTTACTTATTGTAGCCCTGGCTAACATTGCACTGCATTATTCAACTCACATGAGGGATCTCGAACAATGGCTAGATTTTCTCATCGATTTCTACTTTCAAGAATCGGGCAATGAGCTCCCTCCGGCTGATTCCGTGCCGACTGACAACACATCAGAGTTCCAGCTCGTGTCTTCCAGCAAGTCCAAGGAAAATGTTGGAACTAATGATAACGACACAACGATAGTAGTCCAAGTGGAAacggaagagaaaattgaAGGAGAAGCCAACGAATGTGTGACATCGACTCCAAAGTCCGGGTCAATAGAAGAGTCGGACGAAAAGAAACAGTTGCTGGACaccagagaggaaaaaaatgatgaagagTGTAGCAGTCCTTCATCCTCTGAATGTCTTTCTGGAGCAAGGACTCCACAAGAAGATGACCATATCATTAAACAACAGATGGCGGCAGCTTTAGAGTCCTACAGAAGGCAGAAGAGATTGCAAACGAGAATTATCAACACGGTCGAACCCAAATCTTCTAGGATAACGAAG GTCACCCCGGAAATCATATCGAAAATTCTGCTACTTTCAGCTATTCGACTCTTGTCTCGACTCGATAAAAACGTCCAAAATTCTTTCCAAATTGTCTGGAATATCATGTCAAGGATCAATCTCCACTGCTCTGACCAACAGATGCGCAAGGCACACGAAGAGTTTGAGCAACTTTTCCCTCTTTATTCGTTTGAATCCGACAGTTGCCAAGACACAGTTTGCCCTTGA